In the genome of Bacillus thuringiensis, the window CCCGCTATTTGCGAGCAGTAAGACTCCCACCTCAACATTCAGCAAACGCTCGGTATTTAAGCGGGAGATAACCACCCGTAAATGCCCGATTGGTTTAACTAATAATCAGCAGGGGATGAACAAAATCCCCACTGATTATAGTTTCACTTTATCCACTCACCAAATATTATTATTCCTGTCCCCTTGTAAATGCCTATTTTCAGAAAAGTTTGCTATAATATAAGAAATAATTAAGGTGGTGGGACTATGGAGACAACGGAATTCCATGATACAATACAAGCCTTTTCTATTTTTTTATTGAATAAAGGCCGAAAACCCTCAACTATTAAACGTTATGTTTATGACGTTGAAGACTTCGGACATTGGTTAGAAAAAAACAAAAAGCTCCCTTCCAGTAATATATGGGCTACACTTTGTACAAAAGACTACGAAGATTACTTTTCCGATTTGAAAACGAATCGACATTACTCAGAAAAAACGATGCATCGTGTATTTACTGTATTAAATAGAATGCATCATTTTCTAAACATTCCCAATCCATTGAAGAATATGGAAATATCTATTCAACCAGACCGTACACTTCGTAACGAAGATTTCATTTCACCTGATGAAGAAAAAAGATTAAAGTATATAGTCACTTCATTAGAAGGACTTTCAGAAAAACAACTTCCTGTGCGCCCTTTATTAATGGATCGCAATATCGCCATTTTAAATCTATTGATCGACTACGGTTTATCCTTACAGGAACTTACAGCATTAACAATGCATCACGTTCACTTTGAAACTAACACATTGTCAATCCCAGCAACCGCAGGTGTAGAAAGAACAATTACATTAGCAAAAGAAGACAAAAAACAACTATATAATTATTACAAAAGTATCCCAGAACCAGTTCGACCTAAGTATCATAGTGACGATTCATTGTTTGTCGCATTTGATTTTAACCGCGGAACATACAGGTGGGTATATGAAAATGATGCACCAAAGGCATTGACGGAAATTGCTATACAAAAAATGATTCGCCTCGAAGTGGCTAGAGCCAATTTACGTAAAGGAATTTCAGGACAACATTTTCGTAACACCTATATTTTAAACTTAATAAAAAAAGAAACTCCTGAATCAGAAATTATAAAACTCGCTGGATTCAAATCAAAAATTTCATTAAAGCGATATTATCAATACGCAGAAAATAGAAAAAACGCCTTATTGTAAGGCGTTTTTTCTATTTTTTCTTTAAACAAACGATTTTACTATGACCATTTAACCAATTTCTGCATCTACTATGATGAGTTTCGTTCACATTTTCATGAGAAAGGAGAGATTTAATGTCTCGTTATAACGACAGTCAAAACAAATTCTCCAAACCATGCTTTCCAAGTAGCGCCGGACGAATCCCAAATACTCCATCAATCCCAATTACTAAAGCTCAACTTAGAACATTTCGTGCGATTATTATTGATTTAACAAAAATAATCCCAAAACTTTTCGCAAATCCATCTCCCCAAAATATTGAAGATCTAATCGATACATTGAACCTACTAAGTAAATTTATTTGTTCACTAGACGCGACTTCCTCCCTGAAAGCACAAGGGTTAGCTATTATTAAAAACTTAATAACTATATTAAGAAATCCAACCTTTGTAGCAAGCGCTGTATTTATTGAGCTTCAAAATCTCATTAACTATTTACTATACATTACAAAATTATTCCGAATTGACCCTTGCACACTTCAAGAGCTTCTTAAATTAATAGCAGCATTACAAACTGCTCTAGTTAATTCTGCTTCGTTCATTCAAGGACCTACCGGACCTACTGGACCAGCAGGCGCTACTGGTGCCACTGGTCCTCGAGGTAGCACTGGCGCTACCGGCGCTACTGGCTCTCAGGGACCTCAAGGTAACACGGGTGCTACTGGACCTCAAGGTGCTCAAGGTAACACGGGTGCTACTGGACCTCAAGGCGTTCAAGGTAACACGGGCGCTACTGGACCTCAAGGCGTTCAAGGTAACACAGGTGCTACCGGCGCTACCGGACCTCAGGGACCTCAAGGTAACACGGGCGCTACTGGACCTCAAGGCGTTCAAGGTAACACAGGTGCTACCGGCGCTACCGGACCTCAAGGGCCTCAAGGCAACACAGGTGCTACTGGACCTCAAGGCGTTCAAGGTAACACAGGTGCTACTGGACCTCAAGGGCCTCAAGGCAACACAGGCGCTACTGGACCTCAAGGCGTTCAAGGTAACACGGGTGCTACCGGCGCTACCGGACCTCAGGGTGCTCAAGGTAACACGGGTGCTACTGGACCTCAAGGCGTTCAAGGTAACACAGGTGCTACCGGCGCTACTGGATCTCAGGGACCTCAAGGTAACACGGGCGCTACTGGACCTCAAGGCGTTCAAGGTAATACTGGTGCCACTGGCATAGGAGTTACTGGACCTACCGGACCTTCTGGTGGGCCTACTGGACCTACTGGACCTCAAGGTGTTCAAGGTAACACGGGTGCTACTGGCGCTACCGGCGCTACCGGACCTCAAGGCGTTCAAGGTAACACGGGTGCTACTGGCGCTACCGGACCTCAGGGACCTCAAGGTAACACGGGTGCTACTGGTGCCACTGGACCTCAAGGTGCTCGAGGTAACACAGGTGCTACCGGCGCTACCGGACCTCAGGGACCTCAAGGTAACACGGGTGCTACTGGTGCCACTGGACCTCAAGGTGTTCAAGGTAACACGGGTGCTACTGGCGCTACCGGCGCTACCGGACCTCAAGGCGTTCAAGGTAACACGGGTGCTACCGGCGCTACCGGACCTCAGGGTACTCAAGGTAACACGGGTGCTACTGGACCTCAAGGCGTTCAAGGTAACACAGGTGCTACCGGCGCTACTGGATCTCAGGGACCTCAAGGTAACACGGGTGCTACTGGTGCCACTGGACCTCAAGGTGTTCAAGGTAACACGGGTGCTACTGGCGCTACCGGCGCTACCGGACCTCAAGGCGTTCAAGGTAACACGGGTGCTACCGGCGCTACCGGACCTCAGGGCGCTCAAGGTAACACGGGTGCTACTGGTGCCACTGGACCTCAAGGTGCTCGAGGTAACACGGGTGCTACTGGTGCTACCGGCGCTACTGGACCTCAGGGACCTCAAGGTAACACAGGTGCTACCGGACCTCAAGGGCCTCAAGGTAACACGGGTGCTACTGGTGCCACTGGACCTCAAGGTAACACGGGTGCTACTGGTGCCACTGGACCTCAAGGTGTTCAAGGTAACACAGGTGCTACTGGACCTCAAGGTGCTCGAGGTAACACGGGTGCTACTGGTGCCACTGGACCTCAAGGTGCTCAAGGTAACACAGGTGCTACTGGACCTCAAGGTGTTCAAGGTAACACGGGTGCTACTGGTGCCACTGGACCTCAAGGTGTTCAAGGTAACACGGGTGCTACTGGTGCCACTGGACCTCAAGGTGTTCAAGGTAACACGGGTGCTACTGGCGCTACCGGACCTCAAGGCGTTCAAGGTAACACGGGTGCTACTGGCGCTACCGGACCTCAAGGCGTTCAAGGTAACACGGGTGCTACTGGCGCTACCGGACCTCAAGGCGTTCAAGGTAACACGGGTGCTACTGGCGCTACCGGACCTCAAGGCGTTCAAGGTAACACGGGTGCTACCGGCACTACTGGTGCCACTGGACCTCAAGGCGTTCAAGGTAACACGGGTGCTACCGGACCTCAAGGTGTTCGAGGTAACACGGGTGCTACGGGTGCTACTGGCGCTACCGGCGCTACTGGACCTCAAGGTGTTCAAGGTAACACAGGTGCTACCGGCGCTACTGGACCTCAGGGTGTCCAAGGTAACACGGGTGCTACCGGACCTCAAGGTGCTCGAGGTAACACGGGTGCTACTGGCGCTACCGGTGCTACTGGACCTCAGGGCGTTCAAGGTAACACAGGTGCTACTGGACCTCAAGGTGTTCAAGGCAACACAGGTGCTACGGGTGCTACTGGACCTCAAGGTGTTCAAGGCAACACAGGTGCTACGGGTGCTACTGGACCTCAGGGTGTTCAAGGCAACACGGGTGCCACTGGACCTCAAGGTGTTCAAGGTAACACAGGTGCTACCGGCGCTACTGGACCTCAGGGTGTTCAAGGTAACACAGGTGCTACCGGCGCTACTGGACCTCAGGGTGTTCAAGGCAACACGGGTGCTACTGGACCTCAGGGACCTCAAGGCAATACTGGTGCTACTGGACCTCAAGGTGCTCAAGGTAACACGGGTGCTACCGGCGCTACTGGACCTCAGGGTGTTCAAGGTAACACAGGTGCTACCGGCGCTACTGGTGCCACTGGACCTCAAGGCATTCAAGGACCAACGGGTGCTACCGGCTCTACTGGTATAGGAGTTACTGGACCTACTGGACCTTCTGGTGGACCTACCGGACCTACTGGGCCAACTGGACCTAGCTTCCCTGTAGCAACAATTGTTGTAACAAACAATATTCAGCAAACAGTACTGCAATTTAATAACTTTATTTTTAGTACTGCAATTAACGTAAACAATATTATCTTCAACGGCACAGATACAGTTACTGTTATCAACGGTGGCATTTATGTAATTAGCGTATCCATTTCTACAACTGCGCCAGGATGCGCTCCACTTGGAGTAGGAATTTCAATTAATGGAGCTGTCGCAACTGATAACTTCTCTTCAAATTTAATAGGCGACTCACTTTCATTTACTACAATTGAAACATTAGCAGCTGGTGCAAGAATTTCTGTCCAATCTACTCTTAATGAGATTACGATCCCTGCGACAGGAAATACTAACATCCGCCTTACTGTATTTAGAATCGCTTAAATTTCACTATATATTGTTTATGACAAATAAAAAAAGAGCGAGAAACTGAAGTGACCCCTAAAAGTTAGACACGGTTATTTCATTAGGCAGCTTGATAAAAGTGAGTCCGGTATTGTACCGGGCTCATTTTTAATTTTGCCTTAATCCGTTTCGTATTATAATAATCTATATATTTTTCTAATTCTATTTTAAAGTGCTCTACATTTTCAAATTCTTTTATGTAGAGGAACTCCGACTTCATAATCCCAAAGAAATTTTCTATTACTGCGTTGTCGTAACAGTTTCCTTTTCGAGACATACTCTGGACGATAGCTCTTGATTCAAGTGTCCGGACGTACTGTCTCATTTGATAATGCCATCCTTGATCCGAATGCATCAGTAGCTGGTGGGTTTCGGGTAAACGTTCCAATGCTTTCTCTAACATGTCTGAAACAAGCGAATACGTCGGTCTAGAACCAATTGTATAGGTAATAATTTCACCATTATACAAATCTAATACAGGTGATACATACAGTTTTTCTCCAAACAATTTAAACTCTGTGATGTCTGTTACCCACTTTTGATTCGGTGCATCTGTATGAAAATTACGCTCTAAAATATTAGGTGCAATTCTACCGACTTTTCCTTTATAGGATTTATATTTCTTCATACGCACAACACACTTTAACCCAAGCTCTTTCATAATGCGCTGAACCTTCTTGTGGTTCACTTTCTGGCCACGATTCGTTAATTCATCACGAATGCGACGGTAACCATAACGACCTTCATTTTCCTCATAAATCGCTTTAATCTCAGCTTTCAAATCGGCATCTACATCTGGACGATTCATTTTCTTTACTAAATCATAATACGTGCTTCGAGGAATAGTAGCTAGCTCCACGAGTGCTTTGACCGAATATTTATGCCTTAATTCATAGACTACTTGCGCTTTGTCTTGTTTTGTGATTTTTCC includes:
- a CDS encoding tyrosine-type recombinase/integrase, which gives rise to METTEFHDTIQAFSIFLLNKGRKPSTIKRYVYDVEDFGHWLEKNKKLPSSNIWATLCTKDYEDYFSDLKTNRHYSEKTMHRVFTVLNRMHHFLNIPNPLKNMEISIQPDRTLRNEDFISPDEEKRLKYIVTSLEGLSEKQLPVRPLLMDRNIAILNLLIDYGLSLQELTALTMHHVHFETNTLSIPATAGVERTITLAKEDKKQLYNYYKSIPEPVRPKYHSDDSLFVAFDFNRGTYRWVYENDAPKALTEIAIQKMIRLEVARANLRKGISGQHFRNTYILNLIKKETPESEIIKLAGFKSKISLKRYYQYAENRKNALL
- a CDS encoding Gly-Xaa-Xaa repeat protein, which translates into the protein MSRYNDSQNKFSKPCFPSSAGRIPNTPSIPITKAQLRTFRAIIIDLTKIIPKLFANPSPQNIEDLIDTLNLLSKFICSLDATSSLKAQGLAIIKNLITILRNPTFVASAVFIELQNLINYLLYITKLFRIDPCTLQELLKLIAALQTALVNSASFIQGPTGPTGPAGATGATGPRGSTGATGATGSQGPQGNTGATGPQGAQGNTGATGPQGVQGNTGATGPQGVQGNTGATGATGPQGPQGNTGATGPQGVQGNTGATGATGPQGPQGNTGATGPQGVQGNTGATGPQGPQGNTGATGPQGVQGNTGATGATGPQGAQGNTGATGPQGVQGNTGATGATGSQGPQGNTGATGPQGVQGNTGATGIGVTGPTGPSGGPTGPTGPQGVQGNTGATGATGATGPQGVQGNTGATGATGPQGPQGNTGATGATGPQGARGNTGATGATGPQGPQGNTGATGATGPQGVQGNTGATGATGATGPQGVQGNTGATGATGPQGTQGNTGATGPQGVQGNTGATGATGSQGPQGNTGATGATGPQGVQGNTGATGATGATGPQGVQGNTGATGATGPQGAQGNTGATGATGPQGARGNTGATGATGATGPQGPQGNTGATGPQGPQGNTGATGATGPQGNTGATGATGPQGVQGNTGATGPQGARGNTGATGATGPQGAQGNTGATGPQGVQGNTGATGATGPQGVQGNTGATGATGPQGVQGNTGATGATGPQGVQGNTGATGATGPQGVQGNTGATGATGPQGVQGNTGATGATGPQGVQGNTGATGTTGATGPQGVQGNTGATGPQGVRGNTGATGATGATGATGPQGVQGNTGATGATGPQGVQGNTGATGPQGARGNTGATGATGATGPQGVQGNTGATGPQGVQGNTGATGATGPQGVQGNTGATGATGPQGVQGNTGATGPQGVQGNTGATGATGPQGVQGNTGATGATGPQGVQGNTGATGPQGPQGNTGATGPQGAQGNTGATGATGPQGVQGNTGATGATGATGPQGIQGPTGATGSTGIGVTGPTGPSGGPTGPTGPTGPSFPVATIVVTNNIQQTVLQFNNFIFSTAINVNNIIFNGTDTVTVINGGIYVISVSISTTAPGCAPLGVGISINGAVATDNFSSNLIGDSLSFTTIETLAAGARISVQSTLNEITIPATGNTNIRLTVFRIA
- a CDS encoding IS3 family transposase (programmed frameshift), translating into MAKFTADEKIQIVLRYLNGNESYRELGRSLGISDTIILNWVNQYKQNGLEAFLKRCTNYTQQFKLDVLNFMIENGMSLFETAAIFNIPAPSTISVWKKQLETQGIDALQSKKKGRPSMKKDSNKQLKQPLAEGSVEALEARIKQLEMENEYFKKVKCLSSKQGKITKQDKAQVVYELRHKYSVKALVELATIPRSTYYDLVKKMNRPDVDADLKAEIKAIYEENEGRYGYRRIRDELTNRGQKVNHKKVQRIMKELGLKCVVRMKKYKSYKGKVGRIAPNILERNFHTDAPNQKWVTDITEFKLFGEKLYVSPVLDLYNGEIITYTIGSRPTYSLVSDMLEKALERLPETHQLLMHSDQGWHYQMRQYVRTLESRAIVQSMSRKGNCYDNAVIENFFGIMKSEFLYIKEFENVEHFKIELEKYIDYYNTKRIKAKLKMSPVQYRTHFYQAA